The region gtattttcataaaaaaaaatttaagtgggTTTCAGCTTGTGCAGGAATCTGTTTTGAAAAGTAAGTTTTTttagcttctgcttttgggaATTGAAGAATCAGTTTTCAGCTTTTagaaagcagaatcagatttttaaaataccTCTACCAAACACTCTATTGGGCCTAAAAGTGATTTTCAGCTGAAAATCACTTTCAAATAGCTTGGCCAAACAGGGCTTTATTCGGACTCGGATATGATTTAGATTTgcgtatataaatattattcagataataatatataataatacgcatatataaatataaactgaATTAGCATGAATAAAATACGATACAACTATATATGGTTCTACACTCGTGCTCAAATATCAATCATACTAGTTAAGCgccccgcgcgatgcggcgggcgCGATGCAACGAAAAGACAATacaacagtaaattattataactattaacatcaattttttttcattatgtattaatatttttcaatattatttgtctcggtattgaataattaaacattaaagaatgaaattaaaatatatttctttccaaaaatatttaaaccataaaaaaaatattgagagaaaaaaattaaaaaaaaaaaagaaaagatgtagAGTATgcgagagagagtgagagagagggtaaAAAAAAGACCCACCGAAGCCCCCCGCCAAACGCGGGAAGGCTTATGTtcggttatatatatatatacagagagagagagagagagagagagagaNATTTTAgataatttcatttttatcaaaaaaatttgtatatacCTAAGTTGCGgataatatactaataatatatagctAAGCTGTGCATATATCAAAACATTCATTTgaaattggccaatttgcataaaaaatccattagTTTTGGGCTTTTATAAAATCGGatcatattttttgtttttgcagattcggtccgctttttcaaaAAGATGACCAAACTATCCCTTTTTCAAAATGCGTAAGAAGTACATGCATTAATTATCTTGAAAAATGCAGCTGACAAGTTATTATTACAGTTATATTTTtcttggaaaataaaattctcattaacatacaaataaaaaacttcaaatagcaaaagtaaaaaagaaagagtggaATACACCTTAAATAGTACAACATCATTCCAAATTGTGCAATATTTCTtccaaatagtgtaatatttgtGTAAACAGTGCAATGTTTAAACAATTTATATAATGttgcacaattttttttactaaattatgaataatatagtatactacgcgcaaataatataacttattacaatatattataaaaatcatgtattatatgtataaacggtgaatattttgcactatttgtacaaatatttacaccatttgcatagatgttacactattatgagataatattgcaccatttaaatgttatgttgcactatttctttttaaaaattaaagtgcatTATAATAAAGTGTTAAATTCCTAGAAAATGACAACTGATaagtcataattacatgtatatttctcgagagacgagaatccttatttaattaagataaaataaaaaataaaatatcattaatacaatgaaagagtgcaacattctcttaaagagtgcaacatagtctcaaatagtgcaacattctcttccaaatagtgcaatatatgcaTCGTTAATACAcatattgcatgatttttatacaaaattacgaataatataatatattacgtgaaaataatatgaaaataatataacatattaaaatatattataaaaatcatgcattatatgtataaacggtgaatattttgcactatttgtacaaatatttacaccatttgcatagatgttgcactattatgagataatgttgcaccatttagatgttatGTTACACTCTTtctctttaaaaattaaagtgtattgtatattaaataaagtgttaaattttttagaaatgacaGCTGCTAGGTCATAATTATATGTACTTTTCTGGAAAGACGAGAATCctcatttaattaagataaaataaaaaataaattatcattaataTAATGAAAGATTGCAATATTAGAATGAAATAGTGTAACATTCTCTctaatgttgcaccatttaagaggatgttgcactatttgagagaatgttgcacttttttatcttattaataatactttactttttgtattttgtcttAAATGGGCATTCTCGTCtctcgagaaaggtacatgcaattatgacttagcagttgtcatttctaagaaattgcactctttatttaatagataagcactttaattttttttaaaaaagagtgtAACATaccatctaaatggtgcaacattttctcataatagtgcaatatatatacaaatggtgtaaatatttatacaaatagtgcaaaatatgtaccgtttataatataatttatgatttttatagtattttgtgatatgttatattattttcgtgttATTTCtacgtaatatattatattatttgtaattttgtataaaaaatcatTCAATATGTGTATTAATAAtgcatatattgcactatttacataaatattgcactatttggaagaaaatgttgcactatttgtgACTATATTACACTCCTTAagaggatgttgcactatttcattgtattaatgatactttattttttattttattcttaattaaATGAGGATTCTCGTCTCTTGAGAAAGatacatgtaattatgacttagcCGTTGTAATTTCCAAgaaatttaacactttatttaatatacaatgcactttaatttttaaaaagaatgagTGCAATataacatctaaatggtgcaacattatcTCATAATAGTCCAACATCTATACAAATTGTGTAAATTTTtgtacaaatagtgcaaaatattcaccgtttatagtatattttaatatgttatattattttcgtgttattttcacgtaatatattatattattcgtaattttgtataaaaatcatacaatatgtgtattaacaatgcatatactgcactatttacataaatattgtactatttggaagaaaatgttgcactatttgagactatattgcactctttaagaggatgttgcactctttcattgtattaatgatattttattttttattttatcttaattaaatgagGATTCTCGTCTCTCGAGAAAGATACGTATAATTATGACTTAAcagttgtcatttccaagaaatttaaaattttatttaatatacaatacattttaatttttaaaaagaaagagtgcaacataatATCTAAATTGTGCAATATTCTCTCATAATAATACAACATCtatacaaatggtgtaaatatttgtataaatagtgcaaaatattcaccgtttatacatataatacatgatttttataatatattgtaataagttatattatttgcgcgtagtatactatattattcgtaatttagtataaaaaattgtgtaatattatataaattgtgcAAACATTGCACTGTTTACacaaatattacactatttggaAGAAATATTGCACAATTTGGAAtgatgttgcaccatttaaggTGTATtccactctttcttttttacttttactatttgaagttttttatttgtatgttaatgagaattttatttttcaagaaaaatgtAACTGTAATAATGACTTGTCAGCtacatttttcaaaataattaatgcaTGTACTTCTTAGCATTTTGAAAGAAGGGTAGTTTGGTCATCTTtttgaaaaagcggaccgaatctgcaaaaacgaaaaaggtggcccggttttgcaaaaacccaaaactagtgaattttttatgcaaattggcctttgaaatttcacattatttatatcaaaattggcatgaataattctttaaaaaattgtgtGGGCCCCACAAACCTTCAAAATAAGAAGGGGCCTTCTTTAGAATTAtcgattcatatatatatattttgaggactaaagtgaaaagcaTATAAAATTTAGGGATCAAAATTAGCatgaaaaaaaaggttaaatatGCGATGACATGATAATTTcgataattataaaatattttttaacggttgCTATTTTATCACGATGAAATTAAAAGATTTGAAAacttaattgtaaaaaaaaaaaattggaaccAAAATAAAACGGTGGAAAATTTGGGCATCACTAtgtaattaatcctaaaaaaatctcaaaaaaatttgtagaaCCCACAATCCCATAATAAGGGGAGGCATTCATTCTTTAAGttccaaattagataaaattttaatttggttatctatagtaaaaataataaaaaattgttgtagaaaaaaaataaaaaaaaaatattgagagaggaaaaataaaaaaatgtaagagagagagagagagagagagagagagagNAATTCCCTGCTCTTTCTAAGATATTATGCAGCAGATACACATGACATGACAAATGGTTCATTGCccaaaaagtaaaagtaaattATACCAAGAGCTCAGAACTTATAGCACAATATTGAAGCGTAGTATATGCATGTGTTttgtttgggtttttttttttgttttgggggGGCGGGAAAGGGGTGGCGCGAGTGGGGGGATTGGTTACTTtgtactaaaaatttaatacttCATGGAGGTAATTTACCTGCAAGAGTTCCAAATGTCCTGTTCTTGATGCTCGATATGCCACCAAGTCGCCTAAGAGTCTTGCCACAGAGtaaacttcatcttcttctaaGCAATcctaatttgaaatataaaaagaaatcagccaaataataaactaaaactAAAGCTTCATTTCACATAAATGAAAGAGAGGGACATACAAATACTTCGCACGTCCTAGACAGCATAAAGCCTCTCGAATCGCATGGTCAAATACCTCTCTGTAATGAGCTTTCCATGCAGTATCATGAGTCGCATAAAAGGACCTCCACTTTAATATGTCTGAACACCTGAAACATTGCATAATAACTACCACCCCACACCAGGACAAGAAAAGAATCTAGTATAGTTCGCTTCCATACTTTCCCTGTAGCAAAAGTAGAAACACATATTTCCCTGCATCAACATATTTTCCCTGCAGCAAAAGTAGAAACACATAAATGAAGCTTCTACTTCTGGGCATCAGTGTCTCATTTCTGATTCTCATTACAGCAGAAGCACCAAAATTTGCTGGTATATCAAATGCTCTACTTGAGGTGACTGATGAACAATAAATAGTCCATTGCTATCTATATACTGTTTCTAGAAGAAGCAATATAATAAAATCCCTTCAACAAATTTTCCCTACAGCAGCAGTTGAAGCGCCAAACTAGAGCTTCTGAAGCTCATAATCTCATTTGTGTTTCCTGTTACAACAGAAGCACTAGATTTTTCTATTTCCCAAATGCTTACCAGAGCTACAAATCTAGAACCCTAGatcgaaatttaaaaaaaaactcagctACCTCGCGCATCAAAAGGGAGAAGGTACCCGTCTCTCGTGGCGAAGAGCGCCGTCGACGGCGACGGAACCGTCCGCCAAATACCAGCAATGTTCTCTGCTGCGGCATGCTGCGCCCTCGCGGCGCCGACCATGGCTGCGACCCTCACGCCGGCGATAAGCGTCGTCGTGGCGATGAGGATCTTCGCCGTGGCTGAGAAGCCGGAGACAACGGAGTCCAACAGAATCCCTCCCAAAAGGACGATCCCTAGGTTTAGGACCCCAATGAGGAGGGATATCCACCGCACCATGCAGAGCTCGAGCTCGGAGGGAGAGAAAAGGTCGACGCTGAGGCGTTCCTGTGAGGTCGACGCAGGGAACGGGCGCAGTGGAGAAGAAGAGCGAGGGCCTCTCTAGGGTTTCGGGGGGGTGTCGGGTGAGGGGAGAAGAGGGATACGacccttttttgttttctctttttttttttttttttttttggtaattgaGGTTTTTATTTGGGCCAGGGATGGGTTTGGTGAGTGGTGAAAAAAAGAGGGAAGTCTTGGCGCGCTTCATAAGGATATATAGCGGCGACACATTGTCGCCGCTATATTTTCCGTTTTAGTGGCGACACCTATATGTCGCCACCATTTTCTATGTAATGGCGGCGACTGATAAATATCGCCACCATTTTTTATGTATTGGCGGCGACAAATAATTGTCGCCACCATTTTTTATGCAAtggcggcgacaaataaatgtcgccaccattttCTATGCAATGGCGGCGACAAATAATTGTCGTCGCCATTTTCTAtgtattggcggcgacaatGCCTATCGCCACAAAAAAGTCGCCACTAAAACCTACTTTTGTTGTAGTGGTAgttatgataattttatttttttgaagaggtatttatgatattttaaagtttagagGAGTATTCACgaaatttacaagtttgataatATTACTGATGAAATTGCCCTTTTCTTTATAACAataattgcatataatttaggataaacttcaaataccaatatcctgtagtttcgcactttttcacttttttattaTGTAGTTTAAAAAggatcactttagtaccctatggttttacttttcttctttcgtCAGCACTTTCATTAACTctccattaaattatatacaaaaaacttcagatatcccacctaCGGTTTATTGAATAGTCACTTTATTATCCTGTgatttactaaatttaataggAAAATTAATGAAGGGATAacggaaagaaaaatttattaaatttattaaaattaataatgaaatgaatataaaaactcaaataaaaaaatagaggttaaaggggtgtcaacaaaaaaaatttaaagctgATGAGCCTATATCAAAATCGTTTAtaattgagggggtctccatacaatttacctattgaaattaaataattttagttattttatctgaaaaattgtgttaaatttaataaatttcccttttttttacactacatctcttaattttttaaaattaaaagtcaaggagtcttaataaaaaaattgcatagttaaataaattatttcaaaatagcatatagttgagggatctCCGTACATTTCTCAAGCAGTATCAAGTAATTAGGGGTAAATTCGCCATTTCATTACTTAACCCCTTATAAATTAGGGTAAAATGACGGTATTTTAACCGTAGgagtatttatgataattttttatgttttaaggGATATGTAtgatgttttaatttttgtagaAGTATCTAcgaaagttataaattttagaagggTACCAGTGAAATTGCCCCATATAGTTATTTCATCTTGTACAATTGTATGGCATAATCGAGTGTAGGTTTCTATGTGTacaagttgaaaaaataaaaaaaagattaaaatatatagacatTCCTCACACTTTAACCCATTTTGTAAATTATCtcctaatttgttttatttgatttgtaccCGTTCTACTtagtaattatttaatttatactcGATCTTCTTACTAACTATTTGATATACCTCATTTAAGAAATTTTGGAGATTTTATAAGCATCAAAATATGTGCCCATGTGAGATATACGCGTGATCAAGAATCATTTTAATTAGTCAAAAATTAGATCACATTGATATCTCAGTGAATATTTAattctaacaaaattttcaagatCACTAATGAAATGAAGTTCAGAaggtagaaataaaatttaataaaaaaagttcaGAAGGTAAATTTCAAAACATCAGGAAATATCTGTACATGTCAACCAAAAAGAAACTTTGCAAAACTTCAAGTAAATAAAGGGTAAAAAAAGGGTATACAAATTAGATTACGTATGCAAATGTAGAAAAGATATGGTGAAGTGAATCACCATCATCCACCGTCACATAGATAGATAGGTTTTTCTTTCTCCAAAATTAAGTGCCAAAATATCCCAAGCAATGAGCTACACTTTCTTGGCCACTTTCCTTTGCAACAACATAAATATCACGCACCCATCTTAATTATAAGTTAGCATCCATTTGGCACGCAATAtcccagaaaaataaaaataatatgtaataaCATATTGTCAATCTCATTAAACTACGCTTGATGGTGATTTTATCcgcaaactttaatttatcccCCGAAGAATTAATATTCAGCACTAATAATCTCTGACATTAACACCATGGATGCGgattcataaaaatataaaaaataaaaaataaaaaatggatgGTGGCCTGACGCCAcccaataattaatttagagagCGGGCCACTGTAAGCGACGACAAAAAAACCAGCTAATCTGGGGTGCAGTCACCACTCATTATCCCAAaaattgatcatatatatatatatatattatatatatatatatatatatatatatatatgctggctcaacggagccgatcgtcaatttggaagcctatcatcaaaaacaactcgatagtaaaatgccaccgtttactatcgagagtattctagctcaactcatataagttgagctagaatactctcgatagtaaacggagcattttactatcgagttttttcggatgatagagcttccaaattgacgatcgactccgttaaatatgatctaaaccatttaaactacctagaaatcaaatttcacgcactttcgatattgttcttttatccatctagtgaacagaaaatgaatggttgaaaatgaattttctttaaaaaatgatgataggagtcttgtaatcaagatcaagagtatagatcttgttttaaatagtttaaagaattttctaacaaaaattcaattgatttggatatctttacaccattaaacgagaaaacgtctcttatccaccattaaaattacaaattttgaaaccctttgatcattaggcaaatgatgtcgaaaagatttgaaatttgatttctaaacactttaagtggtatagatcatgttcaatggagccgatcgtcaatttggaagcgctatcatcaaaaacaactcgatagtaaaatgccacgtttactatcgagagtattctagctcaactctctctctctctatatatatatatatatatgctaaggTTCAAATTACACACTTCTAAGTTTTATACttcttatataaattaaaggctaaattacataaaatcttcctgtcaaattcgatttttcactttcccccctgtcatttaaaactTACAGTTTGTtctcttgtaaaatgaaaaatgttcacaggaggtaCAGTAAGAAATGTGATGACAAAATAATCaatttgcccctcaccattttcatCTCCCCCCTCATCTTGCTCATCCGCCACCTCGATCGGCCACGGTTCGTGCCTCAATTGGCCAGGattcctctccattttcttctccaccttctccctttctcctcctgcaccctcggcGCCTCTCCATTTTGATAACAGTAGTGAGGAAATCGAAATGAGCGTGGATGAAAAGGTGGGCAAAGGTAACAAGGGTGAAGGCaagacggcggaggagggcgagagGGTGTTTGTGGGCGCGGACGGAGATGTGGGAGAGGGCAAGGCAGTGAAGGAGGgtgaggcggcgaggcggatgAGGGCGAAACACAGTAGAGGGcggagggtatttttggcataaaaaatattttataacggaaccctaatggtcactaacggtagggggtgaagtgaacgttttttattttacaaggggcaaAGTATAGGATTTTAAATAACAgggagggaaagtaaaaaatcgggttttgacggatgggtttctgtaatttagcctaaattaaAATCTACTGTTTTAGAATAAAGATCTAAATGTTGAAATTATTGTACAATGTAAAAAGGTCGTACaagccaaattttataatttctaaaatattatatctcGGGTTTTCactatggccaatttgcataaacaATTCATTAGTTTttagcttttgcaaaagtatgccgtcttttaaaattttgtagatTCGAGCCGGATTTTTAGAACACTGACCAAAataactttattttcttttctctctcctctttttttctctctttttttattttctttcactcCGAAGAAGGGGGCAGAGGCGcaggcggaggtggaggtggaggcggaggcagaggtGGAGATGGCCCGCCTCTGTTCTGTCCCTCGTGTCatcaccctcaccctcacccatGCCCGCGTACCCTCCCTCCGCCTTCTtcgcctccgaccctgctgAGGCCGCACCTCGACCCtctatttctttctctccgaccctcttCCACCGCCTCTCCGGCTCTTTACAACAGTAAAGAGGGCAGCGTCAC is a window of Ananas comosus cultivar F153 unplaced genomic scaffold, ASM154086v1, whole genome shotgun sequence DNA encoding:
- the LOC109703947 gene encoding uncharacterized protein LOC109703947 isoform X4, producing MVRWISLLIGVLNLGIVLLGGILLDSVVSGFSATAKILIATTTLIAGVRVAAMVGAARAQHAAAENIAGIWRTVPSPSTALFATRDGENMLMQGNMCFYFCYRESVQTY
- the LOC109703947 gene encoding uncharacterized protein LOC109703947 isoform X5, producing the protein MPQQRTLLVFGGRFRRRRRRSSPRETGTFSLLMREGKYVDAGKYVFLLLLQGKCSDILKWRSFYATHDTAWKAHYREVFDHAIREALCCLGRAKYLIA
- the LOC109703947 gene encoding uncharacterized protein LOC109703947 isoform X1; the protein is MVRWISLLIGVLNLGIVLLGGILLDSVVSGFSATAKILIATTTLIAGVRVAAMVGAARAQHAAAENIAGIWRTVPSPSTALFATRDGCSDILKWRSFYATHDTAWKAHYREDCLEEDEVYSVARLLGDLVAYRASRTGHLELLQVNYLHEVLNF
- the LOC109703947 gene encoding uncharacterized protein LOC109703947 isoform X2; this translates as MVRWISLLIGVLNLGIVLLGGILLDSVVSGFSATAKILIATTTLIAGVRVAAMVGAARAQHAAAENIAGIWRTVPSPSTALFATRDGCSDILKWRSFYATHDTAWKAHYREVFDHAIREALCCLGRAKYLIA
- the LOC109703947 gene encoding uncharacterized protein LOC109703947 isoform X3; translation: MPQQRTLLVFGGRFRRRRRRSSPRETGTFSLLMREGKYVDAGKYVFLLLLQGKCSDILKWRSFYATHDTAWKAHYREDCLEEDEVYSVARLLGDLVAYRASRTGHLELLQVNYLHEVLNF